In the genome of Planctomyces sp. SH-PL62, the window GCTGGGCCGCCGCGATCGGGCGGCCCTGGAGACGCTCTATGCGACGGGCTGCCGGGCCTCGGAGGTCGTCGGCCTCCGACCGGGCGACCTGGACCTGGAGGCGGGCCTGGCGCGCTGCATCGGCAAGGGGGACAAGGAGCGCTGGGTCCCGATCGGTTCGAGGGCTCGGGACGCGCTGGTCGCCTACCTCCGGGATGATCGGCCCGCGCTGATCGCGCGATATCCAGGGACGCCCACGGTCTTCGTGACGAGGGCGGGAAAGCCGCTGTCGCGAGTCGGCCTGTGGCGGATCGTGAAGCAGCATGCGGCGGCGGCGGGGCTGCATTCCGAGGTCAGCCCCCACACGCTGCGGCACAGCTTCGCCACTCATCTGCTCGCCGGCGGGGCCGACCTGCGCTCCGTGCAGGAGATGCTCGGGCACTCCTCGATCGCGACCACCCAGATCTACACCCGGGTCGAGCTGAGTCGGCTCCGCCAGGTCCACGCGCAGTTCCATCCCCGATCGGCCCCGGACGTCGCCTCGTCCTGAACGGGATCGACCGCGATCGCCGTCACGGCGGAGAGGACGACGCCTGGGCGAGGCCGCCGCAGTCTTGCAGCGAGCGGAGCCGCTTCCGGTACCTGTCCTCGAGATCGGGGGCGACTCGGTCTCCCCGTGCCCTGATGACTCGGAACCACAGGTCCATCGCCGGCTTCGCATCCCGGTACGCGGCCTGGCAAAGCTGGACCTCGCCGCGCTGGCAGTACAACTCGCCGCGCGTGAGGAGAGCCTGTGTGCGGTAGGCGTGGGAGAGGGGCAGCAGGAAATCGGGCGTCGTTCGACCTTCGAGTTTGAGGTCGTCGAGGGCCGCGTCGACGAGGGCGAGGGCGCGCGTCGCGTCCGTGGGCTCCTGGGATCGGGCCAGCTGACTGGCGAGTAATGTGGCGGCACGCGCCCTTTGCACCCGCCATGACATCAGGCTCGACGGATCTTCGAGATCGGTCGCGTTCGCCGTCTCCTTGAGGAGTCGCGTGAGTCGTTCGATGGCGACTTCGTAATCTTTCCGGAACTCGGCGACCGTCGCGAGGCCGTGGAGGGCCTCGATGGACGTCTTGTCGAGCTCCCGAGCGTTGGATAGGGCGTGATCGGCGATCGCGATGATTCGAACGAACGCGGGGTCCTGATCGGGCTGGGCTAGCTGGCTCATCGAGACGCTGGCGTTCTCCAGGTTGATCGACCCGAGCTGGATGAGATGCTTGATGAGGCTGGGATGATGCTCCGCCCATCGGCTCACCTCCAGCTCCGCATCCGGGAGCTTCATCGCCTCAACATAATGGAGCTGGGAGAGGTCTTTGGGGAGGGTGAGGATCCGAGAGCACGCGATGCTCAAATAGATGCGCGCCAGGGATGAGCGGGGGTGCTCCTCGATCAACCTCTTCAAGATATCGATCGCCCGGTCGTCCTGGCCGAAGTCGACGGCCATGACCGCCGCGATGAACTCGGGCCGCTGTTCGATATCGGGGAGCAGAAGGTAGGAGGCCTTCTCGATGAGGAGCGGGGAGAGGACCGCGAGCACGGTCAGGTAGAAGACGTTAACCCCGACGAGGAGGCGGTGCCGCGTGATCCACTCCCGCGAGCGCTCCAGCCGGGAGGGATTGGCGGCGTGGACCGCGGGACGATGATGAAGGAAATGTTCCAGGTCGTCGGCCAGTTGTTTCCCGCTGGCGTATCGCTGGTCGGGGTCGTGGTGCAGGCACTTGCGGACGATGGCTTCCAGGGCGTAGGGGACCTGGTGATTATGGCGCCGCAGGTCCGCCGAGAGGCAGAGCCGACGATCGAGCAGGTCGCGCAGGGCCCGGGGGGCCGGGAGCTTCGAATCCGGCACGTCGAGGGCTTGCCCCGTGAGCAACTCGCGGAGCATCAGGCCGAGCGAGTAGATGTCCGCCGAGGCTCCGACGCCGTCCCAGCGCTCTGGATTCAGGAAGGCCTCGATCTGCTCCGGGGCCATGTAGGGGAGGGTGCCCCCCTGGATCGCCGAGTGCGCCTCGCTCGGGGCGTGGGGGGACTGGGCGAGGTTGAAGTCCAGGAGTTGGGGGCCGTGCTGGATGGTCAGCAGCACGTTCCCCGGCTTGACGTCGCGATGGTAGGTTTGGCGGTCGTGGGCGTAGGCGAGGGCCCGAGCGACCACCAGGCCGATCCAGGCCACCCCCCGGGCGAACGTCCCCTTGATGGGGAATCCGCGCCAACCGTCGCTCGTGGGGCCGGCCCGGAGCGAGGCCGCCAGCTCGTCGGTGATGGCGCTGCTCTCCGCACCTTCCCGGACCCCCTCGACCACGGCCTCCCAGAGCGATCGCGCCGAGGAAGGCTGCCCGCCCGGGCGCCGGATGCGACGGATCACCTCGTCGAGCGGCAGGCCCGGACGATGCGGCATCGACAGGCCGCGAAGGCTCCGATCGGGCTGATAGACGACCGAGTTGACCGGGACGATGTGGGGGTGGTCCAGCGCCCCTTGCGTCTCCGCCTCCTGTCCGCGGTCGGTCGAGACCTTGAGGACGACGCGCTTGCCCCCGAGCGACCGGTCGCTGGCGAGGAAGACTCGCGAATACCCCCCTCGACCGATCTGCTCCAGGAGCGCGAATTCCTCGAAGCTTTCGCCGACGACCGGGAATTTGGGCTTGGGGGCGGCCATCCCCGCGACCTGGCTCAGCAGCCGGTGATAGCCGAGCTGGGAGACCAGCGAATCCTTCCATTCGGGATAGCGATCGCAGAACGATTCGACGTCGAGCGAATCGCCGCGCTCCTCACGGAGGCAGAACTCCTCGTAGACGAGGCTGACGACGCGGCTGTCGGTGTCGCGGAGCTGGGGGAAGTCGTCGAGATAAGTCGCGACGGGGACGGTCTCGCCGCGTTCGAACCGTCGCCTGAGGTCCGCCTTGATGAGTCCGCTCAGGCAGACGATCCGCTCGTCGCCGTCGAGGCCCATGTGGGGAGACCGCTCACGCCAGTACTGGCGGAGGATGACGTCCGGACGTTCCATGACGAGGCGCTCGAAGCGCAGGATCTCACGGCTCACCCGATCGAGTCCGTCCTGGCCCTGATCCTGGTCGTCCGGCACGGCGAGGCTCATGTCATCGCCTCTCGCCCTGGAACGATTGCTGGAGATTCTGCAGGAAGCGCTGGACCTTGCGGACGTTCCAGCCGGTCCGGCCGGCGATGGCGCTGTTGTCGTGCCCCTCCTGACGGAGTTGGACGATCGTCCTTTCGGTCGCGCTCCCGCGGTCGAGCAGGAACGCCGCGGCCTCGTTGGCCTGCGCGATCTGGCTCGCGGTCGGCCCGTGGGAGGCGATCTGGACCGGCGCCGACTCCGAGACGATCGCGTCCAGGCGACGCTCCCTCGTCACGTCGCGTTTCAAGGTGTGACGCCGGCGATGCTCGTCGATCACCTTCTGCTCGGCGACCTGCGCCAGAAACGCAACCAGATGCTCGGACGACGCGAAATCAAGCCGACTCAGGTTCGCCGCCAGGCTCTTCATGACGTCGCTCGCGAAGTCGGTCGAATCGTAGAGCGAGCGCATGGAGCGATCCAGCTTGCGACGCACGACGCGACGCACCTTGGGATAGTACTCTCGGAAGAGCCGCTCCCATGCCAGTTGATCGCCTTCTTGAGCGTCTTTGAGAACCCGAGTGAGTTCGTCGTCGATCCCGCGATTCGACAACGCTGTCATAACCGGCCCTCCTCCCTTTCCGGTCGGGAAGCATCGACGGTCGTCTTTGACCCGGGGACCAATTCGATCCCCCGCTTCGATCTTGAGGCCGTCCGAAGTCCCCTCTCGTGATTCCTGCCATTCTAACGACAACCCCGTCCTAGGTCAGTGTACCCTGCGCCCGGCGGCGGAGGCGAGACTCCTCGCAGATCTAGAGACGAGCTGGGACGAAAAAGCGCGGGAAAAGTGAGTTGAGGGCGACTGGGGTGTGAAAGAAATCTGCAAAGGTTTAAAAAAAACCGAGGGGATGTTGATTAGAATCAACATCCCCTCGTGGTTGGTCGGGTGAATTCTGGTCTGTCCAGGTGCGCCGGCGGCGAGTGGGCGGGTGTTTTCATTCAGCACACGACCTCATCGGGGTTCGGGTCGAGGGGCGAGGTGGGATTGGGCCCCGCGTAAGGTTCATCGTAGGGGCCCGGAGTGGTGATGTGATAAGGCTGGGAAGGATCGAGGTAGTTCTGGGTGGGCTGGGTCGGGACCATGATCGGCGCCAGAGGGTTGCTCACGATGGTCGAGCTGGGAAGATCTCGGGTCGGCATGGATTCGAGATGAGGGCGGAAAGCCCGGCGCGTGCGCATGGATCTAACCCCTTATGGAATTAGTAGAATCGGATCGAACGAATCGGGATCGGGGCTACGAAGCGGGCGTGGAGGGATTTGGACGCAGGGCGACCGGTCGATGGTTGGGGGGCGTCGGTGCCATTCCCAACATCGGGGCGCCGGGCGTGCTGCGAATCAGATCAGGTCGGGACGAGGCTCAATCGATCCGAGGCTGAAAGGGGCCGTCATGGCCCCCTGGCGCGTCTGGGGGCTGTCAGTTCCGAGACGAGGCCGGCGAGTAAGTCGGCGGCGGGACGGGGAGGGTCGTCCTGACAGGGCTGCGGTCCGCCGGATATTCGTCGGCCGCAAGATAGCCGCGAGCGGCATTTCGGTACAGCGGACAACAATCATGCTGATCCAGGGCGTCTCCGCTCCATCGTTCAACCAAATCGGGCCGATCGGCCCGCTGGGCGACGATGTAGCGGCTCATCGGCGAGAGCCGCGAGTTGCGGTCGAGGACGACGGCGTCGAGCGACCTTCCCTCGCGGATCATCCTCTCGACGAGGCGGATCTCGCGGTCCAATTCGGTCTTGAGCTGGCGGACGATGCGACGGATCCGCTTGCGGTACTGCTGGGCGGCCCGCTCGCAGGCCAGGTCGGCCCAGGGGTCGGCGGCGTGCCGGGAGATCGGCTGGGAGGCCACGAACAACTCCGGGTCCACGGGAACGTCGGGGTCGTCGAGCCGGCACTGCCAGAGGGTCATCGCGGCCGCCGTCCACACGCGGGAGGTCGAGCATCCGTCCTCCCAACGGATCCCACGCCGCTTGTAAGCGACCTGGATCCGCATGGACAGATGGTCAAGTTCTTCCTGGGTCGCGATTACCACGAGACCAACCCCCGAGCGTCACGAGATGTTTTCGGGCCATTTCGAGGACGTCGGCGGTCGCGGGTTCTCTCGCCTTCGTCCTTCATCTCTGGGAACCGAAATCCCGATCGCGCCGCGTCACGGAAAATCTCGGATCTTCGAAATTCGGCCGGTCCTTCTCCCAGCGAGCTCGTCAGAACTCCGCGCGGCGGTCGCAATTCTCAAGGCGTCGTGAGGATCGACCTGTCAAATCGAAGGCGATTCCTTGTTAAACTCGAACGGCCGCGGCTGCTGCGGGGCCGGTGGGAACAGGCTTCCGACGGGAACGGCGGCGGAGGGAGGCGAACGGGATGAGCGAGCACGACCTGGAATCCGATTGGGGGGGGATCAAGCAGAACCTCTCTCAGAGAGTGCGCGAAATCCGCCGGGAATTCTACGGGGAGAATGGCGGGCCCATGCTGGCCGCGGACCTTGAGATCCCCTTTCGCTCGTGGGTCCGGTATGAATCGGGGGCGAGCATGCCCGCTCCGGTGCTGCTCCGCTTCCTCGAACTGACGGGGGCCAATCCGAACTGGCTGCTCACGGGACAGGGCCCGAAATACCGGTCGTCGTGAGGGGGACGGTCGGCGAGTCCCCTTCGATGAGCCGGGCCGGCTTGCCGGGTCGCAGTCCTCGCCAACTTTCGACGCCTCCCCAGGGCCAGGCCACCTCGAGCTCGTCGATCTGGGCCGCATCGCCGAGGCCGAAGGCGAGTCGGGGGGGCGAACTCGACAGATAGCTCCCCCCGGCGACGAGGTCCTGGACGATCTCGCGGCCTCGGATGCGCGCCCGTGCGCGGGCACCGACGGCGGGGAGGCCGCGACGGTCGACGAGGTCCACGCTCACGAGGGGGGGGCCGGCGGAGCGATTGAGGAGCAGGGCGAACGGGGCGTCGAGGGCCGTCGCGGCGACGTCGAGCCGGCCGTCGCCGTCGACGTCCCCCACGGCCAGGCTGCGCCCCAGGGCGAGCCGCGCGAACCAGGGGCCGGCGCGGGCGGAAACGTCCTGGAAGCCGCCGTCACGACCCTTGAGGAGGATCGGGGGCATGGCGAACGGGATTCCCAGCCGGTCGCGGTCGAGGACGTGACCGTTGGTCTGCAAAAGGTCGACGCGGCCATCGGCGTCGAAGTCGCCCGCCGCGGCACCCATCGCGTAGCTCGGTCCCGGCGCTCCGGCGGCTTCGGTCCAGTCCACGAACCGTCCCCCGCCTCGATTCAGGAAGAGTCGCGACGGCGGATCCTCGGCGGGCGGGTCCGCCGCGATGGGGCCGCCGTTGCAGAGGTAGAGGTCGAGCAGGCCGTCGCCGTCGGCGTCGAAGAGGGCGACTCCGCCCCCCATGATCTCGGGGAGGTCGTGTCGGCCTCGCGATCCGCTGTCGAACTGGAAGACCACCCCCGATCGGGCCGCGACGTCCTCGAATCGGAAGTCCTGGGCGACGGCGAAGAACGCGGTCGCGTGGAACGTCGCCAGCGCGATCGCCGCGCGGAGCCGAGTCATGGCGAGGGCGGGCCCGCCTTCCAGAGGAAGACCTCCCCGGTGTGACTGCAGGTGGCGAGCGTGCCGTCGTCCTTCGAAAAGGCCACGGCGTTGATCCGGTCGTGATGCCCCTCCAGCGTGAGGACGACCTGGCGGGTGATCATGTCGCAGAGCCGCACCGCGCCGTCGTCGCAGCCCGTGGCGAGGGTCGCGCCGTCGTCGGAGAAGGCCAGGGAGCGGATCGAGGCGGGGTGACCGCGGACGGGATCGCCGACCTCCCAGGTGTTCACGTCCCAGACGGAGATCCGGCGTCGGTCGCCGCTAGCTGCGAGGAGCGCCGGGTAGGATGGGTTGAAGGGTGAGTAGGCGACGGCCAGCAGCACGCCGTTGCCCCGCTTGGCGTCGGCTCGCTCGCCGGATCGTGGGTCCCACACCCGTATCCAGTTGTCGCAGCTCGCGCTGGCGAGCTGGCTCGGGCGGCCTCTGGAGAAGGTGAGGGCCGTGATCATCTCCGCGTGCGCTCCAGGGATGATCCTGGTCGCGGAGGGAGCGGAGGCGTTGTGAACCAGGATGTCCGGCTCCAGCCCGGAGGCGGCGATCAGGTCGCCTTCGGGCGAGTAGGCCACGCAACGGAGCTGGCTCAGGCCGGGTTCGCGCAGGATGCGGACGGGCTCCAGGCGGGCCCGGAGGGGCTCCGGACCTTCGCGGACGAGCTGCCAGGTCTTCCACGAGCCGTCCAGGCTCACGCTCGCGAGTTCCCGGCCGTCGGGCGAGAAGGCCAGGCCCGTCACGGTCTGGGAATGGGCCTCGATCGCCGCGAGTTCGGTCCCGCTGGCGACGTCCCAGAGTTTGATCTGGCGGTCGTCCGCGCCCGAGGCCAGGATCGCCCCGTCGGGGGTGAAGGCGAGCGACCAGGCTTCTTTGGCGTGCCCCGCGAGGGCGATTCGAGGGTGGGGGGCGGTCGGTTTCGACCAGACGAAGATCGATTCCTGATCGAAGCTCATGTAGACGGATCGGCCCGACGGCGAGAAAAGGAGGCAGTTGGGCGTTTGCAGCGCGCTGAGCGGTTGAGAGGGGGCGGAGGGCTCGTTCAGGTCCCAGATCCGCACCCCCTCCGATTCGTATCCCGCAACGACCGCGTCGCCCTGGGGCGAGACGATCAACTGGGTCGGGACGGAGTTCGAGGCCAGGAGGACCTGACGCGACGGGGGGCCCTGGAGGGCGTGGAGCGCCAGCTTACGCGTCCCTTCAAGAACCAGGAGCCTCCGACCGCCCAGGCAGAAGCCGAGCCGACTCGGGACGCCTTCGAGGCGGTCCAGCAGCCTCGTCGGCTCGCCGGAGCGGACGTCCCAGACGACGACTCGGCCGTCGTCCCAGCCCCCCGCCAGTTGGTTCCCGTCTTCGGAAAAGATGAGGGTGGTGGGGCGGGCGGGCTCCGGCGGCAGGAGGACGAGGTCCTCCTGATCGGATCGGCCTCGGACGAGCACGGAGCCGTCGCCGAGGCCGACGGCCATCGCGTCCCCTCGCGGCGAGAAGGCGGCGCAGCGGGCGTCGGTCGATTCGAGCGCGCTCTCCTTGAGCCAATCCGTGCCCGATTGCGAGTAAAGGAGCATACGCCACGTCGGGGAGTCTCCCAGGCGGCAGCGGATGGCCAGGAGAGAGCCCCCGCGCGCGAAGCCGATCTCGGCGACGTCGCGGATCGGCTCGCGGAAGGTCCACGAGTCGTGGGGGCCTTGGGGGTCCCAGAGGCTCACGACGGCCTCGTCCTCATCGACGTGCAAGGACGCGACGACGGCGGGGCGGCCCTGGACGTCGCCGGCCGTCGCGAGCCCGCGGACCGGCATCCTGCCGCTGATCGAGGGATACGGCCGCGAGGACCGCCCGTCGACGTCCCATTCGAGGATCCGCCCCTCCTCGTCGCCGGAGATCAGGGTCCGGCCCTCGCGGCCGAGGGCGATGCGCGCGACCGGGGCCCGGTGGACCGTCTCGCCCTGGAGGACTTTCATCGAGCGGTGGACCAGGCGGTCGATGTACCGCCACTCGAAGCCCGGCTGGTGCGGCCGGGAGCGTCGCAGGAGGTCGAACGCCTCGATCGCCAGCTCGGGCTGGTCGTTGCGGATGTGTTCGTGGATCCGGCGCAGCTCGTGGTCGTACTGCTTTCGCAGGGCGATCTCGCTTCCCGAATCGGCCAGGCCCTTGACGACCTGATGAATGTAATCTCGGCCGTCGAGTTGATGGTCCTTCTGGACCAGCTCGTTGTTGATCAGGCTGATTCGAGAGCTGTAGAACCCCGCGACGAAGAGGAGGGCGAGCGTCAGGACGAAGCTGAGGGCCAGGAGCCCGGCGGCCACCGGCTCGCGGGCGGCCCACTGGATCGCGCGACGCGTCGCGGGGGTGCGGCGGGCGTGGATCGGCTGGCGGTTCTGGAACCGCCGGAGATCGTCGGCCAGCGCCTTCGCGTCGGCGTAGCGGCTAGCGGGGGAGCGTTCCAGGCATGTCAGGCAGATCGTCTCCAGGTCCTCGGGGAGCCCGTGCCGAAGTCGGGACGGGGGGACGATCTCCCCTTCGGCCACCTGGCAGAGGGTCTCCATCGGGGAGAGGCCGCGGAACGGCGGCGAGCCGGTGAGCATCTCGTAGAGGACGGCCCCGAGCGCGTAGACGTCGGTATGCCGGCCGACGCCCTTGCCGCCGTCCGCGAGCTGCTCGGGGGCCATGTAGGAGGGGGTCCCCAGGAGCCTGCCGGACTGGGAGTGGCCCTCGTCGTTCATCAGGAATTTCGCGAGCCCGAAGTCGCCGATCTTCGGGACGCCGTCCTGGGTCATCAGGATGTTGGACGGGTTGAGGTCGCGGTGCACGATGTCCGACTGATGGGCGGCGTGGATCGCCCTCGCCAGGGTCTCGATCAGGCGCGCGGACCAGCGGATCGGCTGGGGCATGGACCGGAGCATCCGGGCGAGGTTGCCGCCGTCGACGTACTCCATCACCAGAAACGGTAGGCCCTGGTGGTAGTCGGCCTCGATCACCTGGACGATGTTGGGGTGGGTGAACTTGGCGGCGGCCTCGGCCTCGGTGCGCAGCCGGGCGCGTTCGCGGGCGTTGGCGTGATCTCCCGCCAAAATCATCTTGACGGCGACGATCCGCCCGGGGCTGAGCTGGCGGGCCTTGTAGACGACGCCCATCCCGCCCCGGCCCAGTTCTTCAAGGACGTGATATTTGCCGATCCGGCCCATCCGGGGAGCGGGAGGGGGGGCGTCGTCGCCGACGACTCGGAGAGGGTCGT includes:
- a CDS encoding RNA polymerase sigma factor; the encoded protein is MTALSNRGIDDELTRVLKDAQEGDQLAWERLFREYYPKVRRVVRRKLDRSMRSLYDSTDFASDVMKSLAANLSRLDFASSEHLVAFLAQVAEQKVIDEHRRRHTLKRDVTRERRLDAIVSESAPVQIASHGPTASQIAQANEAAAFLLDRGSATERTIVQLRQEGHDNSAIAGRTGWNVRKVQRFLQNLQQSFQGERR
- a CDS encoding CRTAC1 family protein yields the protein MTRLRAAIALATFHATAFFAVAQDFRFEDVAARSGVVFQFDSGSRGRHDLPEIMGGGVALFDADGDGLLDLYLCNGGPIAADPPAEDPPSRLFLNRGGGRFVDWTEAAGAPGPSYAMGAAAGDFDADGRVDLLQTNGHVLDRDRLGIPFAMPPILLKGRDGGFQDVSARAGPWFARLALGRSLAVGDVDGDGRLDVAATALDAPFALLLNRSAGPPLVSVDLVDRRGLPAVGARARARIRGREIVQDLVAGGSYLSSSPPRLAFGLGDAAQIDELEVAWPWGGVESWRGLRPGKPARLIEGDSPTVPLTTTGISGPVP
- a CDS encoding serine/threonine-protein kinase; the encoded protein is MSLAVPDDQDQGQDGLDRVSREILRFERLVMERPDVILRQYWRERSPHMGLDGDERIVCLSGLIKADLRRRFERGETVPVATYLDDFPQLRDTDSRVVSLVYEEFCLREERGDSLDVESFCDRYPEWKDSLVSQLGYHRLLSQVAGMAAPKPKFPVVGESFEEFALLEQIGRGGYSRVFLASDRSLGGKRVVLKVSTDRGQEAETQGALDHPHIVPVNSVVYQPDRSLRGLSMPHRPGLPLDEVIRRIRRPGGQPSSARSLWEAVVEGVREGAESSAITDELAASLRAGPTSDGWRGFPIKGTFARGVAWIGLVVARALAYAHDRQTYHRDVKPGNVLLTIQHGPQLLDFNLAQSPHAPSEAHSAIQGGTLPYMAPEQIEAFLNPERWDGVGASADIYSLGLMLRELLTGQALDVPDSKLPAPRALRDLLDRRLCLSADLRRHNHQVPYALEAIVRKCLHHDPDQRYASGKQLADDLEHFLHHRPAVHAANPSRLERSREWITRHRLLVGVNVFYLTVLAVLSPLLIEKASYLLLPDIEQRPEFIAAVMAVDFGQDDRAIDILKRLIEEHPRSSLARIYLSIACSRILTLPKDLSQLHYVEAMKLPDAELEVSRWAEHHPSLIKHLIQLGSINLENASVSMSQLAQPDQDPAFVRIIAIADHALSNARELDKTSIEALHGLATVAEFRKDYEVAIERLTRLLKETANATDLEDPSSLMSWRVQRARAATLLASQLARSQEPTDATRALALVDAALDDLKLEGRTTPDFLLPLSHAYRTQALLTRGELYCQRGEVQLCQAAYRDAKPAMDLWFRVIRARGDRVAPDLEDRYRKRLRSLQDCGGLAQASSSPP
- the xerD gene encoding site-specific tyrosine recombinase XerD; this encodes MKSAYQPGRNQDPVGPFLHYLMSECGVSSHTLAAYRSDLMRFLGWRREHAPGPIAELEIAELRGYVDVLAEAGLAPSSVARHLASLSTFFRYLVLEGRLTDNVAKLLTAPAVWDRLPVVLGPSAVERLLTAPPTTTRLGRRDRAALETLYATGCRASEVVGLRPGDLDLEAGLARCIGKGDKERWVPIGSRARDALVAYLRDDRPALIARYPGTPTVFVTRAGKPLSRVGLWRIVKQHAAAAGLHSEVSPHTLRHSFATHLLAGGADLRSVQEMLGHSSIATTQIYTRVELSRLRQVHAQFHPRSAPDVASS
- a CDS encoding transcriptional regulator; its protein translation is MSEHDLESDWGGIKQNLSQRVREIRREFYGENGGPMLAADLEIPFRSWVRYESGASMPAPVLLRFLELTGANPNWLLTGQGPKYRSS
- a CDS encoding WD40 repeat domain-containing serine/threonine protein kinase, producing MGVVYKARQLSPGRIVAVKMILAGDHANARERARLRTEAEAAAKFTHPNIVQVIEADYHQGLPFLVMEYVDGGNLARMLRSMPQPIRWSARLIETLARAIHAAHQSDIVHRDLNPSNILMTQDGVPKIGDFGLAKFLMNDEGHSQSGRLLGTPSYMAPEQLADGGKGVGRHTDVYALGAVLYEMLTGSPPFRGLSPMETLCQVAEGEIVPPSRLRHGLPEDLETICLTCLERSPASRYADAKALADDLRRFQNRQPIHARRTPATRRAIQWAAREPVAAGLLALSFVLTLALLFVAGFYSSRISLINNELVQKDHQLDGRDYIHQVVKGLADSGSEIALRKQYDHELRRIHEHIRNDQPELAIEAFDLLRRSRPHQPGFEWRYIDRLVHRSMKVLQGETVHRAPVARIALGREGRTLISGDEEGRILEWDVDGRSSRPYPSISGRMPVRGLATAGDVQGRPAVVASLHVDEDEAVVSLWDPQGPHDSWTFREPIRDVAEIGFARGGSLLAIRCRLGDSPTWRMLLYSQSGTDWLKESALESTDARCAAFSPRGDAMAVGLGDGSVLVRGRSDQEDLVLLPPEPARPTTLIFSEDGNQLAGGWDDGRVVVWDVRSGEPTRLLDRLEGVPSRLGFCLGGRRLLVLEGTRKLALHALQGPPSRQVLLASNSVPTQLIVSPQGDAVVAGYESEGVRIWDLNEPSAPSQPLSALQTPNCLLFSPSGRSVYMSFDQESIFVWSKPTAPHPRIALAGHAKEAWSLAFTPDGAILASGADDRQIKLWDVASGTELAAIEAHSQTVTGLAFSPDGRELASVSLDGSWKTWQLVREGPEPLRARLEPVRILREPGLSQLRCVAYSPEGDLIAASGLEPDILVHNASAPSATRIIPGAHAEMITALTFSRGRPSQLASASCDNWIRVWDPRSGERADAKRGNGVLLAVAYSPFNPSYPALLAASGDRRRISVWDVNTWEVGDPVRGHPASIRSLAFSDDGATLATGCDDGAVRLCDMITRQVVLTLEGHHDRINAVAFSKDDGTLATCSHTGEVFLWKAGPPSP